From Micromonospora nigra, one genomic window encodes:
- a CDS encoding sporulation protein has protein sequence MVFKKMLSALGVGGPSVDTVLTNPNSRPGLTLDGQVNLLGGEAPANIEQVVLGLVTRVEIEGGDSEYAGIMEFHRQVVGGPLQLAPKQQFSIPFQLPVPWETPITDVYGQRLHGMTMGLRTELAIARAVDKSDLDQVNIHPLPVHERILEAFSRLGFRFKNADLEHGRIHGVHQTLPFYQEIEFFAAPQYAQTITEVELTFVTSPHGVDVVLECDKRGGFLTGGHDVFGRYHVSHADADRVDWTQLVDGWLRETTGRYGSLRAQGFGAAHGHGVPHRRGGSGMGGVVAGAALGVAGGMIAGEMLDDAFDGGDEDFGGFEE, from the coding sequence ATGGTCTTCAAGAAGATGTTGAGCGCGCTCGGTGTCGGCGGTCCGAGTGTGGACACGGTCCTGACCAACCCGAACAGCCGGCCGGGTCTGACCCTCGACGGGCAGGTCAACCTCCTCGGTGGGGAGGCGCCGGCCAACATCGAGCAGGTCGTGCTCGGTCTGGTGACCCGGGTCGAGATCGAGGGCGGCGACAGCGAGTACGCCGGCATCATGGAGTTCCACCGTCAGGTGGTCGGCGGCCCGCTCCAGCTCGCCCCGAAGCAGCAGTTCAGCATCCCGTTCCAGCTTCCCGTGCCGTGGGAGACCCCGATCACCGACGTGTACGGCCAGCGGCTGCACGGCATGACGATGGGGCTGCGCACCGAGCTGGCGATCGCCCGCGCCGTGGACAAGAGCGACCTCGACCAGGTCAACATCCACCCGTTGCCGGTGCACGAGCGGATCCTGGAGGCGTTCAGCCGCCTCGGTTTCCGGTTCAAGAACGCCGACCTGGAGCACGGCCGCATCCACGGGGTGCACCAGACGCTGCCGTTCTACCAGGAGATCGAGTTCTTCGCCGCGCCGCAGTACGCGCAGACCATCACCGAGGTCGAGTTGACCTTCGTGACCAGCCCGCACGGCGTCGACGTGGTGCTGGAGTGCGACAAGCGCGGGGGCTTCCTCACCGGCGGCCACGACGTCTTCGGCCGCTACCACGTCTCACACGCCGACGCCGACCGGGTCGACTGGACTCAGCTGGTCGACGGCTGGCTGCGGGAGACGACCGGCCGCTACGGCAGCCTGCGCGCGCAGGGCTTCGGCGCTGCGCACGGCCATGGCGTGCCGCACCGGCGGGGCGGGTCCGGGATGGGTGGCGTCGTCGCGGGCGCCGCGCTGGGTGTCGCGGGCGGAATGATCGCCGGTGAGATGCTGGACGACGCCTTCGACGGCGGCGACGAGGACTTCGGCGGATTCGAGGAGTAG
- a CDS encoding HelD family protein, which translates to MLYQRLDGLREQASRRLTEQLRSTGGTLQARSQRDSAVRMYADQVEQFSAVESGLCFGRLDRDDGSRHYIGRIGIFDSGGDYDPLLMDWRAPAARAFYLATAANPQGVRRRRHLRTRQRKVTALHDEVLDLATAAPGGHEELTGEASLLAALDAGRTGRMRDIVETIQAEQDRVIRADLPGVLVVQGGPGTGKTAVALHRAAYLLYTHRRELSTRGVLLVGPNTTFLRYISQVLPTLAETGVLLRTQADLFPGVTARRTEPAATAALKGRPVMAEVLAAAVRDRQWMPDEPLEIELPQQEVLLLDPATVRAARDRARRSGRPHNLARALFDVEIVHVLAAQVAERIGADPLGGENLLDEADVAEIRRELREEPEVRAVLDRLWPVLTPQRLLADLYAEPDRIAVAAPMLDDTERALLHREPGGWTPADVPLLDEAAELLGEDERAATARRERIRALQREYAEGVLEIARGSRSIDVEDEFEGGEILGVADLIDADRLLERQEEVDRLTTAQRAAADRTWTFGHVIVDEAQELSPMAWRLLMRRCPSRSMTIVGDVAQTGALAGTPSWAEALAPYVADRWRLEELTVSYRTPSEIMAVAAGVLARIDPALRPPRSVRDSGADPWDRAVPAGRLAAELVTAATAEAGALADGRLGVIVPDGLVDELGAALAAALPEAAVGEHPELESRVVVLTVAQAKGLEFDVVLLVDPDGIEAGSPRGASDLYVALTRATQRLGIIRPT; encoded by the coding sequence ATGCTCTACCAACGCCTCGACGGACTACGCGAGCAGGCCTCCCGTCGGCTGACCGAACAGTTGCGCTCGACCGGCGGCACGCTGCAGGCCCGGTCGCAGCGCGACAGCGCGGTACGCATGTACGCCGATCAGGTCGAGCAGTTCTCCGCCGTGGAGAGCGGCCTGTGCTTCGGCCGACTCGACCGCGACGACGGCAGCCGGCACTACATCGGCCGGATCGGCATCTTCGACAGCGGCGGCGACTACGACCCGCTGCTGATGGACTGGCGGGCCCCCGCCGCCCGGGCGTTCTACCTCGCCACCGCCGCCAACCCCCAGGGGGTCCGTCGCCGGCGGCACCTGCGCACCCGGCAGCGCAAGGTGACCGCCCTCCACGACGAGGTGCTCGACCTGGCCACGGCCGCCCCCGGCGGTCACGAGGAGCTGACCGGTGAGGCGTCGCTGCTGGCCGCCCTCGACGCCGGTCGCACCGGCCGGATGCGCGACATCGTCGAGACCATCCAGGCCGAGCAGGACCGCGTCATCCGGGCCGATCTACCGGGCGTGCTGGTCGTGCAGGGCGGGCCGGGAACCGGCAAGACCGCGGTGGCGCTGCACCGCGCGGCGTACCTGCTCTACACCCACCGTCGGGAACTGTCGACCCGTGGGGTGCTGCTGGTCGGCCCGAACACCACGTTCCTGCGCTACATCTCCCAGGTCCTGCCGACCCTCGCGGAGACGGGCGTGCTGCTGCGTACCCAGGCCGACCTGTTCCCCGGCGTCACCGCGCGGCGGACGGAGCCGGCCGCCACGGCGGCGCTCAAGGGCCGCCCGGTGATGGCCGAGGTGCTCGCGGCAGCGGTACGCGACCGCCAGTGGATGCCCGACGAGCCGCTGGAGATCGAACTACCCCAGCAGGAGGTGCTGCTGCTCGACCCGGCCACCGTGCGGGCGGCCCGGGACCGGGCCCGCCGATCGGGCCGGCCGCACAACCTGGCCCGCGCGTTGTTCGACGTCGAGATCGTGCACGTCCTGGCGGCGCAGGTGGCCGAGCGCATCGGGGCCGACCCCCTCGGTGGGGAGAACCTGCTCGACGAGGCCGACGTGGCCGAGATCCGCCGGGAGTTGCGGGAGGAACCCGAGGTCCGCGCGGTGCTCGACCGGCTCTGGCCGGTGCTCACCCCGCAGCGCCTGCTCGCCGACCTGTACGCCGAGCCCGACCGGATCGCCGTGGCCGCGCCCATGCTCGACGACACCGAGCGGGCCCTGCTGCACCGCGAGCCGGGCGGTTGGACGCCGGCCGACGTGCCGCTGCTGGACGAGGCCGCCGAACTGCTCGGCGAGGACGAGCGGGCCGCCACCGCCCGCCGGGAACGCATCCGCGCCCTGCAACGCGAGTACGCCGAGGGCGTGCTCGAGATCGCCCGGGGTTCCCGGTCGATCGACGTGGAGGACGAGTTCGAGGGCGGCGAGATCCTCGGCGTCGCCGACCTCATCGACGCCGACCGGCTGCTGGAACGGCAGGAGGAGGTCGACCGGCTCACCACCGCGCAGCGGGCCGCCGCCGACCGCACCTGGACGTTCGGGCACGTGATCGTCGACGAGGCGCAGGAGTTGTCGCCGATGGCGTGGCGGCTGCTGATGCGTCGCTGTCCGAGCCGGTCGATGACGATCGTCGGGGACGTGGCGCAGACCGGCGCGTTGGCCGGCACGCCGTCCTGGGCGGAGGCGCTCGCACCGTACGTGGCGGACCGGTGGCGGCTGGAGGAGCTGACGGTCAGCTACCGTACGCCGTCGGAGATCATGGCGGTCGCCGCCGGCGTACTGGCCCGCATCGACCCGGCGCTGCGTCCACCCCGCTCGGTCCGCGACAGCGGCGCCGACCCGTGGGACCGGGCGGTGCCGGCGGGACGGCTGGCGGCGGAGCTGGTCACCGCCGCGACGGCCGAGGCGGGCGCGTTGGCCGACGGGCGGCTGGGCGTGATCGTGCCCGACGGGCTGGTCGACGAGCTGGGCGCGGCGCTGGCTGCCGCCCTGCCCGAGGCGGCGGTCGGCGAGCATCCCGAGCTGGAGAGCCGGGTCGTGGTGCTCACCGTCGCGCAGGCCAAGGGGTTGGAGTTCGACGTCGTCCTGCTGGTCGACCCGGACGGCATCGAGGCCGGGTCACCGCGCGGGGCGAGTGACCTCTATGTCGCTCTCACCCGCGCCACGCAGCGCCTCGGCATCATCCGCCCCACCTGA
- a CDS encoding tetratricopeptide repeat protein, translating to MPSGFGELTDQAHHLVSAGDLAGARRLLADALTGADPRPANATAELAEAASLQARVLVALGEPHPARGWAAFAYAATTRLHGRSDPRTVAAAATLAAVLHRVGSWSRAARLYQEVILELTASDGPESLRVLAAHADLATVEYARGQCQVARDRLLDAWELHREVYGDGHPSGIKMLARLGAMQRDCGRFGEAHDNLALAEQLCRDNLSPDDPLAGQVAALARAAASPDHACADNAPVGPEPPPVPAARIPPAGDGLSGPPAGPFGPAGAPSTGYAEPRHPAGGYHPSGAHPSGGYEVPTPRQPPDDPADHWWPPEHDTGAHDTDDRPGAYDPDGPGGHDTGDRPGGQGPDRLGGTALPPAVLDLAGSRTTPPGTRPVADAEPWGPADEWRSTTSDDRWPSQTPDDRWPSDTIDDRWPSDTPEDPWRTTGAGDQWDSERDAGLPLTATTAATTTRGGTDTTAATGGTRWDDGDGWAGSGRHPEEATGVHRVRRHAGPDEPYHPSRLLPVPVPREPEPHRARRLVPLVAAGVLVVLLGAAAVIAGFSGVDGDGDPPAAPGTPAPTGPAAATPPAGGPSASRSGGPSGATASPGSPPSQVTLRDNRDNVALRWTYPAGAEGPVVISGGRRGQPQSAFADLPAGSTSFVVHGLNRSTDYCFTVAVAWSTDTVARADEVCTARR from the coding sequence GTGCCCTCCGGCTTCGGTGAACTGACTGATCAGGCGCACCACCTGGTGTCCGCCGGCGACCTCGCCGGCGCCCGGCGGCTGCTCGCCGACGCGCTGACCGGCGCCGACCCCCGCCCGGCCAACGCGACCGCCGAGCTGGCCGAGGCGGCCAGCCTCCAGGCGCGCGTGCTGGTCGCCCTCGGCGAGCCACACCCGGCGCGCGGCTGGGCGGCGTTCGCGTACGCGGCCACCACCCGACTGCACGGCCGCTCCGATCCCCGTACGGTGGCCGCCGCGGCCACCCTCGCGGCCGTGCTGCACCGGGTCGGCAGCTGGTCTCGGGCGGCGCGGCTCTACCAGGAGGTCATTCTCGAGCTGACCGCCTCGGACGGGCCGGAGTCGCTGCGGGTGCTGGCCGCCCACGCCGACCTGGCCACCGTCGAGTACGCCCGTGGCCAGTGCCAGGTCGCCCGCGACCGCCTTCTCGACGCCTGGGAGCTGCACCGCGAGGTGTACGGCGACGGCCACCCCAGCGGCATCAAGATGCTGGCCCGGCTCGGGGCGATGCAGCGCGACTGCGGCCGGTTCGGCGAGGCCCACGACAACCTGGCCCTGGCCGAACAGCTCTGCCGGGACAACCTCTCCCCCGACGACCCGCTCGCCGGGCAGGTGGCGGCGCTGGCCCGGGCGGCGGCCAGCCCCGACCACGCCTGCGCGGACAACGCGCCCGTGGGCCCGGAGCCTCCGCCCGTCCCCGCGGCGCGGATCCCCCCGGCCGGTGACGGCCTGTCCGGCCCGCCGGCCGGTCCGTTCGGCCCGGCCGGGGCCCCGTCGACCGGGTACGCCGAGCCGCGCCACCCGGCGGGCGGATACCACCCGTCGGGTGCTCACCCGTCCGGCGGCTACGAGGTGCCCACGCCCCGCCAGCCCCCCGACGATCCGGCGGACCACTGGTGGCCGCCCGAGCACGACACCGGCGCGCACGACACCGACGACCGGCCCGGGGCGTACGACCCCGACGGGCCAGGCGGGCACGACACCGGCGACCGGCCCGGCGGGCAGGGCCCCGACCGGCTCGGTGGGACGGCGCTGCCGCCTGCCGTGCTCGACCTGGCCGGCAGCCGCACCACCCCGCCCGGTACGCGACCGGTGGCGGACGCCGAGCCGTGGGGCCCGGCCGACGAGTGGCGGTCCACCACCTCGGACGACCGGTGGCCGTCGCAGACACCCGACGACCGGTGGCCGTCGGACACAATCGACGACCGGTGGCCGTCGGACACACCGGAGGATCCGTGGCGTACGACGGGGGCAGGCGACCAGTGGGACTCCGAACGCGACGCCGGGCTGCCGCTCACGGCCACCACCGCCGCCACGACCACCAGGGGCGGCACGGACACCACCGCCGCCACAGGCGGCACCCGGTGGGACGACGGCGACGGCTGGGCAGGCAGTGGCCGGCACCCCGAGGAGGCCACGGGCGTACACCGGGTGCGCCGGCACGCCGGGCCGGACGAGCCGTACCACCCGTCGCGGCTGCTGCCCGTGCCGGTCCCCCGCGAGCCCGAACCCCACAGGGCGCGCCGGCTGGTGCCGCTGGTGGCCGCCGGTGTGCTCGTGGTCCTGCTCGGCGCGGCGGCGGTGATCGCCGGATTCTCCGGGGTGGACGGGGACGGCGACCCGCCGGCCGCGCCGGGCACCCCCGCCCCCACGGGCCCCGCCGCCGCTACGCCGCCCGCCGGTGGCCCGAGCGCCTCCCGGAGCGGCGGGCCGTCCGGCGCGACGGCGTCGCCGGGCAGCCCGCCCAGCCAGGTGACGCTGCGCGACAACCGGGACAACGTGGCGCTGCGCTGGACGTACCCGGCGGGCGCGGAAGGGCCCGTGGTGATCTCGGGAGGTCGTCGGGGCCAGCCCCAGAGCGCCTTCGCCGACCTGCCCGCCGGCAGCACCAGCTTCGTCGTCCACGGCCTCAACCGCAGCACGGACTACTGCTTCACCGTGGCCGTCGCCTGGTCCACCGACACGGTGGCCCGCGCCGACGAGGTGTGCACGGCACGCCGCTGA
- a CDS encoding DUF4236 domain-containing protein yields the protein MGLMYRRRKKYGPIILNFTENGFSSWSIKIGRWSWNSRAKAHRVDLPGRLSWKQDKSRA from the coding sequence ATGGGCCTCATGTATCGCAGGCGTAAGAAGTACGGTCCGATCATCCTGAACTTCACCGAGAACGGTTTCTCTTCCTGGAGCATCAAGATCGGCCGCTGGTCCTGGAACTCCCGAGCCAAGGCACACCGGGTCGACCTGCCGGGTCGACTTTCCTGGAAGCAGGACAAGTCCCGGGCGTGA
- a CDS encoding RrF2 family transcriptional regulator: MQISARGDYAVRAALSLAVAYPALLSTQVIAAEQDMPRKFLEAILADLRRAGIVRAQRGAEGGYALARPPREVTVGSVLRAVEGPLAGVRGLRPEETRYVGAAENLPGLWVAVRAAVRRVVDEVSLAEIIAGRLPAHVRKLTALPDAWESR; encoded by the coding sequence GTGCAGATCTCCGCGCGCGGCGACTACGCGGTACGAGCGGCGCTGAGCCTGGCCGTCGCGTACCCCGCCCTGCTGTCCACCCAGGTCATCGCGGCGGAGCAGGACATGCCGCGCAAGTTCCTGGAGGCGATCCTCGCCGATCTGCGCCGGGCCGGCATCGTCCGGGCCCAGCGGGGCGCCGAGGGCGGCTATGCCCTGGCCCGGCCGCCCCGGGAGGTGACCGTCGGGTCGGTGCTGCGCGCGGTGGAGGGTCCACTCGCGGGGGTGCGCGGGCTGCGCCCCGAGGAGACCCGGTACGTCGGTGCCGCCGAGAACCTGCCCGGCCTGTGGGTGGCGGTACGCGCGGCGGTGCGCCGGGTGGTCGACGAGGTCAGCCTCGCGGAGATCATCGCCGGCCGGTTGCCCGCGCACGTGCGGAAGCTGACCGCCCTTCCTGACGCCTGGGAGTCCCGCTGA
- a CDS encoding helix-turn-helix domain-containing protein — MMVSSGQLAPAPPGSAAPEPPEIDPVPPEIDTVTLGELASVPGWRRPVLLDRDMLVLTTGGHGTAEVDFRVLRCRPGTLLRVRSGQVLRCAGPQFDATVVRWTTSALGGLDVDLDAVPTWMQLAGEDEDAVISEVSQLSVDAHRHRGTPAARGLLRHQLAVLLLRLALLPTDRTGPARPEAETFRRLCREVERAYRHTRRVEDYADRLGCSVRTLTRACLAMTGRSAKQVVDERVALQAGRLLAATDEPIAQIGRQLGFTEPTNFGRFFSREVGVSPGAFRAARDRPAPAPVVRPRSAVRPIDVDRA; from the coding sequence ATGATGGTCTCTTCCGGTCAGCTTGCCCCGGCCCCACCCGGATCCGCCGCCCCAGAGCCGCCCGAGATCGACCCGGTGCCACCCGAGATCGACACGGTCACGCTCGGTGAACTGGCGTCCGTCCCCGGGTGGCGCCGACCGGTCCTGCTGGACCGGGACATGCTGGTGCTGACCACAGGCGGACACGGCACCGCCGAGGTCGACTTCCGCGTGCTGCGCTGCCGACCGGGCACGCTGCTGCGGGTCCGGTCGGGGCAGGTGCTGCGGTGCGCCGGCCCGCAGTTCGACGCGACCGTGGTGCGCTGGACCACGTCCGCGCTGGGCGGGCTCGACGTCGACCTCGACGCGGTCCCCACCTGGATGCAGCTCGCCGGGGAGGACGAGGACGCGGTGATCAGCGAGGTCAGCCAGCTGTCCGTGGACGCGCACCGGCACCGGGGCACCCCGGCCGCGCGGGGCCTGCTGCGGCACCAGCTCGCGGTGCTGCTGCTGCGCCTGGCGCTGCTGCCGACCGACCGGACGGGGCCGGCCCGGCCCGAGGCGGAGACCTTCCGCCGGCTGTGCCGCGAGGTGGAACGCGCCTACCGGCACACCCGCCGGGTCGAGGACTACGCCGACCGGCTGGGCTGTTCGGTGCGTACCCTCACCCGGGCCTGCCTGGCGATGACCGGGCGCAGTGCGAAGCAGGTCGTCGACGAGCGGGTCGCGTTGCAGGCGGGGCGGCTGCTCGCGGCGACCGACGAACCGATCGCCCAGATCGGCCGCCAGCTCGGCTTCACCGAGCCGACCAACTTCGGGCGGTTCTTCAGCCGCGAGGTCGGCGTGAGCCCGGGGGCCTTCCGCGCCGCCCGGGACCGGCCGGCACCCGCCCCGGTGGTGCGGCCCCGCTCGGCCGTGCGGCCGATCGACGTCGACCGGGCATGA
- a CDS encoding glucose 1-dehydrogenase translates to MTDLFSVQGKTVLVTGGSRGIGLMIAQGFVRAGAHVIISSRKADVCERVAGELSAEGRCEAIPADLGHDAGAEGLAAAVRERVEKLDVLVNNAGATWGAPLEEYPEAAFDKLWAVNVKAVFRLTTALLPALRAAAGPEDPARVINIGSIDGLRVPFMEVYAYSATKAAVHMLTRSLAHQLAGDQITVNAIAPGPFESKMMAFALNDPASRAAIEGQVPLGRIGRPEDMAGTAIFLSSRAGSYLTGAVIPVDGGITTHG, encoded by the coding sequence ATGACGGATCTGTTCTCGGTGCAAGGCAAGACGGTCCTGGTCACCGGAGGGTCCCGGGGTATCGGGCTGATGATCGCCCAGGGCTTCGTCCGGGCCGGCGCGCATGTGATCATCTCGTCCCGGAAGGCCGACGTGTGTGAACGGGTGGCCGGGGAACTGTCCGCCGAGGGGCGCTGCGAGGCGATCCCCGCCGACCTCGGCCACGACGCCGGCGCCGAAGGGCTCGCCGCCGCCGTCCGCGAGCGCGTCGAGAAACTGGACGTCCTGGTCAACAACGCCGGTGCCACGTGGGGCGCGCCGCTGGAGGAATACCCGGAGGCGGCGTTCGACAAGTTGTGGGCGGTCAACGTCAAGGCGGTGTTCCGGCTCACCACCGCACTGCTGCCCGCCCTGCGCGCCGCCGCCGGCCCCGAAGACCCCGCCCGTGTGATCAACATCGGCTCGATCGACGGGCTGCGGGTGCCCTTCATGGAGGTCTACGCGTACTCGGCGACGAAGGCGGCCGTGCACATGCTGACCCGCAGCCTCGCCCACCAGCTCGCCGGCGACCAGATCACCGTCAACGCGATCGCCCCGGGGCCGTTCGAGAGCAAGATGATGGCGTTCGCGCTCAACGACCCGGCCTCCCGGGCCGCCATCGAGGGGCAGGTGCCGCTGGGGCGCATCGGTCGGCCCGAGGACATGGCGGGCACCGCGATCTTCCTGTCGTCGCGCGCCGGGTCGTACCTGACCGGTGCGGTGATCCCGGTCGACGGGGGTATCACCACGCACGGCTGA
- a CDS encoding SsgA family sporulation/cell division regulator — MSVIRPTTVEVETSLRLVAPDATALPVRASLRYDPADPYAVHVLFHAESAGGEAVSWSFARELLVTGLDEPAGIGDVRVWPWATPRGDFVALALSSPDGNALFEVPRSVLVRFLRRTYVVVPRGREAEHLDVDTAVNRLLAGR; from the coding sequence ATGAGTGTCATCCGACCGACGACCGTAGAGGTCGAGACGTCGCTAAGGCTCGTCGCACCTGACGCCACCGCCTTGCCGGTGCGTGCCAGTCTGCGCTACGACCCTGCTGACCCGTATGCGGTCCATGTCCTGTTCCACGCCGAATCCGCCGGGGGCGAGGCCGTCAGCTGGTCCTTCGCCCGGGAGTTGCTGGTCACCGGTCTCGACGAGCCGGCCGGCATCGGGGACGTCCGGGTCTGGCCCTGGGCCACCCCGCGTGGCGACTTCGTCGCCCTGGCGCTGTCGTCGCCCGACGGCAACGCCCTGTTCGAGGTGCCGCGCAGCGTCCTGGTGCGCTTCCTGCGCCGCACCTACGTCGTCGTCCCGCGTGGCCGCGAGGCCGAGCATCTGGACGTCGACACCGCGGTGAACCGGTTGTTGGCCGGTCGCTGA
- a CDS encoding TIGR02611 family protein, with protein sequence MVTKRSSLDPKARPRRSNVAAQTAEKRGYGVPNEQRGERGRTGRPTGRRGSGPTVNGPTATEAEPGSLAVADRREPSRWRQRISTTLALIRANPTGRVALKVVVAVVGALVVTVGVALIPLPGPGWLLVIAGLGVWAVEFHWARRLLAFTRRHVQSWTQWVKERSLSVRLVLGAVGMVFVSVVVWLSLKYSLGIDLVAQFLRYLATT encoded by the coding sequence ATGGTCACGAAGCGATCCTCATTGGATCCCAAGGCGAGGCCACGCCGGTCGAACGTCGCGGCACAAACGGCCGAAAAGCGGGGGTACGGGGTGCCGAACGAGCAACGCGGCGAACGTGGTCGAACCGGACGGCCGACCGGCCGACGGGGGAGTGGCCCGACAGTGAACGGCCCGACGGCCACCGAGGCCGAGCCGGGCAGTCTCGCCGTCGCCGACCGCCGTGAGCCGTCCCGTTGGCGGCAGCGCATCTCCACCACTCTCGCCCTGATCCGGGCCAACCCCACGGGGCGGGTCGCGTTGAAGGTCGTCGTCGCGGTCGTCGGCGCTCTCGTCGTGACCGTCGGCGTCGCCCTCATTCCGTTGCCCGGCCCCGGCTGGCTGCTCGTCATCGCCGGCCTCGGCGTGTGGGCCGTCGAGTTCCACTGGGCCAGGCGCCTGCTCGCCTTCACCCGTCGACACGTCCAGAGTTGGACGCAGTGGGTGAAGGAGCGGTCGCTTTCCGTGCGGTTAGTGCTCGGTGCGGTCGGCATGGTGTTCGTCAGCGTGGTGGTGTGGCTCTCGCTGAAGTACAGCCTCGGCATCGACCTGGTCGCACAGTTCCTGCGCTACCTGGCGACGACGTGA
- a CDS encoding winged helix-turn-helix domain-containing protein, giving the protein MVYPGQDPVGRNELAAILRARITSEQLKPGDRLPSERQLSQEYGVSLVTARAAVQLLRSEGLAEAVRGRGVVVRVPVEPETVWVEPGEWVSARQPTPEERRVYAVPEGVPLLVVIHPDGLMDLYPAHRYRMTFRLP; this is encoded by the coding sequence GTGGTGTACCCGGGGCAGGACCCTGTCGGCCGCAACGAGCTGGCCGCGATCCTGCGTGCCCGGATTACGTCTGAGCAGCTCAAGCCCGGCGACCGGCTACCGTCGGAGCGGCAGCTGTCCCAGGAGTACGGCGTCAGCCTGGTCACCGCTCGCGCGGCGGTGCAGCTGCTGCGCAGCGAGGGCCTGGCCGAGGCGGTCCGGGGCCGGGGTGTGGTGGTGCGGGTGCCGGTGGAGCCGGAGACGGTGTGGGTGGAGCCGGGCGAGTGGGTGTCGGCCCGGCAGCCGACACCGGAGGAGCGTCGGGTGTACGCGGTGCCGGAGGGTGTGCCGCTGCTGGTGGTCATCCATCCGGACGGGCTCATGGACCTGTATCCGGCGCACCGCTACCGCATGACATTCCGTCTACCCTGA
- a CDS encoding helix-turn-helix domain-containing protein, whose amino-acid sequence MEPTIGEHLARIRRQSTLTQEQLADRAGVSVETVRKLEQGERTSARMSTLKSLAGALGVPTTALMGNAAQAVDRREPDAAPIGLVGVRRALTPVAGLDGQPVAATTAAEPPTVNRVRRSVLAANTIYHANDYAAAITLVPSLLADARALVDATDGDAQLAAYALASQAHQLVGRLLIQLRQVDLAHVAITQALDHARRSGDQVVGAAAVAPMCWLLLRQARFAEAEALAVRTAEQVEPRLSAASPAELASWGFLLMKAASAAVRDARHDDARDMLDLAAAGAHRLGGRPNPNADVMGNDFSTEGVHLMRVEAAVIAGQPDQALALAQEVHRSPQVTPSSRQRHRLDVAWSHVELGQYADATGVLLELRDRAPAWLRQQRYAREIVRSIADGRRRAMSSELAELAALVGCTP is encoded by the coding sequence ATGGAGCCGACCATCGGCGAGCACCTCGCCCGCATCCGCCGCCAGTCCACCCTCACGCAGGAGCAACTCGCCGACCGTGCTGGTGTGTCCGTGGAGACCGTCCGCAAGCTGGAGCAGGGGGAGCGCACGTCCGCCCGCATGTCCACGCTCAAGTCCCTTGCCGGCGCGCTCGGCGTGCCCACCACCGCGCTGATGGGCAACGCCGCCCAGGCCGTCGACCGGCGCGAGCCCGACGCCGCACCGATCGGCCTCGTCGGCGTCCGGCGTGCCCTCACTCCCGTCGCTGGTCTCGACGGACAGCCGGTCGCCGCCACCACCGCAGCCGAGCCGCCCACCGTCAACCGGGTGCGCCGCTCCGTGCTCGCCGCGAACACCATCTACCACGCCAACGACTACGCCGCCGCCATCACCCTCGTCCCCAGCCTGCTCGCCGACGCCCGCGCCCTCGTCGACGCCACCGACGGCGACGCGCAGCTGGCCGCATACGCCCTGGCCTCGCAGGCCCACCAGCTCGTCGGGCGGCTGCTGATCCAGCTGCGGCAGGTCGACCTCGCGCACGTCGCCATCACCCAGGCGCTCGATCACGCGCGCCGCAGCGGCGACCAGGTGGTGGGCGCTGCGGCCGTCGCACCGATGTGCTGGCTGCTGCTGCGTCAGGCCCGCTTCGCTGAGGCCGAGGCCCTGGCGGTGCGGACCGCCGAGCAGGTGGAGCCGCGGCTGTCCGCGGCGTCGCCGGCCGAGCTGGCCTCGTGGGGGTTCCTACTCATGAAGGCGGCCTCGGCGGCGGTGCGCGACGCCCGGCACGACGACGCCCGCGACATGCTGGACCTGGCGGCGGCCGGCGCGCACCGGCTCGGCGGCCGACCGAACCCCAACGCCGACGTCATGGGCAACGACTTCTCGACCGAGGGCGTGCACCTCATGCGGGTCGAGGCGGCGGTGATCGCCGGCCAGCCCGACCAGGCGCTCGCCCTGGCGCAGGAGGTGCACCGCTCGCCGCAGGTCACCCCGTCGTCGCGGCAGCGGCACCGCCTGGACGTGGCGTGGTCGCACGTAGAGCTGGGCCAGTACGCGGACGCGACCGGCGTGCTGCTGGAGTTGCGGGACCGGGCTCCGGCGTGGCTGCGGCAGCAGCGGTACGCACGGGAGATCGTGCGGTCCATCGCGGACGGCCGCCGGCGGGCGATGTCGTCGGAGCTGGCGGAGCTGGCCGCACTGGTGGGGTGCACCCCCTGA
- a CDS encoding DUF397 domain-containing protein has product MEQRTWKRPMRCDNSSPNCVEVSATPAGDRLVRDSKNPSGPVLEFTADEWSAFEGSIRAGQTF; this is encoded by the coding sequence ATGGAGCAGCGGACCTGGAAGCGGCCGATGCGGTGCGACAACTCCAGCCCCAACTGCGTGGAGGTGTCCGCCACGCCCGCCGGTGACCGCCTGGTGCGCGACAGCAAGAACCCGTCCGGGCCGGTGCTCGAGTTCACCGCAGACGAGTGGTCGGCGTTCGAGGGCTCGATCCGTGCGGGCCAGACGTTCTGA